The Bacillus thermozeamaize nucleotide sequence CCGGATCTGTTCCTCCGTCAACCCGTACATCTGATTGACCACCGGCACATTGGAAGGATGCAGGAGCAGCTCACCGTCAAACCCCAATTGGCGCTGGAATTGGGCCGATTTTCGCAATCCGTCCAGATCATGCACATCCTGCCAGACGCCAACCAGCGGATGGACACCGGCAGCACGGGCGGCCAATACCACCTTTGAACGGATATACAACGTTTCCAGGCCTTCCGGTGTCCATTGATAGCCAATGTCTCTTGCCGCATCCCCGTTTTTGGCATTGATGGCCACAATCGCCACCACCCGCTCGCAACAGGCTATCTCATAAGCCAGCAACATGGAACGCGCCGTCTCAAGGGTGGGGATTAGCGCAACGGAGCCCGGTTCCACGCCATTTTCTCGTTCGGCTTGCGTCAGACACGCATGGATCTTCTGCACATCTTCCGGACCATACAGTTTCGGGATGACCAGTCCCTCCAGCTCCGGAAGCACGACGGCTTTCAAGTCTTCTTCATCCGGCCCGCCATCATGATTGATCCGCACGTAGACCCGCTGTCCCTTCTTCTGCAAGGCTGGAATGGCCGCTGCCACATGGCTGCGCGCCTCTGCCTTCAACTGGGACGGAACACTGTCCTCCAAATCCAGAATGACGGCATCCGCGCCGTAATCAGCCGACTTGGCGATCCACTCCGGCTTGGAACCCGGCACAAACAACAATGTACGAAACAGTTTCATCACATCATCACGCTCTTTTCCATCACATGTTCATCGACTTTATCTTTCTTTCTTCATCCGCCTTCATCTGCTTATCAGCCAGCGCTTTTTTCAAGTTCCGGACCCCGGATTTCCGTTTTTTCTTAAATTAAAGAATAAAGTAAATAATAAAGATGGTCCAGATCATGCCAAATCTCCAGCAGGGTTGATGGTCACACCCTCATGAAGAAGTTGCTGAATTTCCTCCTTCTGGAAGCCGAATTCCCGCAAGACCTCCACACTGTGTTCGCCAAGCCGCGGGGCCAGGCGCTGCGTGTGGGCGGGCGTCCGGGAAAAGCGGACAGGAAAGCCGATATTGAGGATCGTTCCTTCTGTGGGATGCTCCACTTTTTCAAAAAAACCGATCTGCTGAAGGTGCGGATCCTCGAGCAGCCCTTCCACATCATGCAGAGGCGCTACCGGTATTTCCGCTTTTTCCAACAGGTCCATCCATTCACGGGTGGTTTTCGTCTGCAAGGCCTCTTCCACCAATTGGTACAATTCGTGAATGTGCTCGGTCCTTGCCTGAAGGTCTTTGAATCGCTCATCCTCCAGCAACTCCGGTTTTCCGATCATGGCAAAAAAAGACTTCCAGTGTTTGTCTTTATACACCAGTACACTGAT carries:
- a CDS encoding citryl-CoA lyase, producing MKLFRTLLFVPGSKPEWIAKSADYGADAVILDLEDSVPSQLKAEARSHVAAAIPALQKKGQRVYVRINHDGGPDEEDLKAVVLPELEGLVIPKLYGPEDVQKIHACLTQAERENGVEPGSVALIPTLETARSMLLAYEIACCERVVAIVAINAKNGDAARDIGYQWTPEGLETLYIRSKVVLAARAAGVHPLVGVWQDVHDLDGLRKSAQFQRQLGFDGELLLHPSNVPVVNQMYGLTEEQIRYYEQMIEAYEKAAREGKGAVLYQGEHIDLAHVQTARRMLELYKS